The genomic region cctgtcgtacgctttctctaaatccacaaacacacaatgcagctccttctgaccttctctatacttctccatcaacattctccaAGTAAATAAtccatctgtggtgctcttcctcagcatgaaaccatactgctgctcacagatggtcacctcttctctcagcctggcttccactactctttcccatactTTTATATCAAACAACACTTACTGATTTATAATCCAGTCTAATAACTCAGGTTGGTGGAGGTCTGAGGCCAACAAGGTCTGATAGCAGTTTTAACAGTTTGAACTTGTGCTTTTAGGTCCTGAATGATCCGTTTAAACCATGACatctataaacatttttaccCCTAGTCAGAAAAGTGCCACATGCCACAGAGGCAGGCAGAGACAGATGTGAGAAACTCTTTATTATGAGATAAACAAGCTCAAACTTAGGCAGAGTCATGGTGAACATCAGCACAGGTTCTGGCTGAACAACGAGcaataaaacagaagaaaaaacaatcaGAAAATCACCTGGAGAACTGAGTGTATACTTCACACAGACAATGAAtaatctgaccaatcacaatccagaactcagcattgctctgtgtgtgtgtgtgtgtgtgtgtgtgtgtgtgtgtgcaggtctgaCTCTGTTACTGCCCTACATACTGACCACAAGGAAGAAGTGGAGAGATTGTAAACTACGTATCTTCATCGCTGGACAACTGGAATGTgtagagcaggagagagaagcgtataaacaatcacacacacacacacacacacacacacacacacacacacacgaagcctgaagtgtttaatgtatttcatttattgtgtgtttCAGAATTCAGTCAATGCTGAAAAGATTTAGAATCAAATGCATGAACATTACCATCATAACAGACCTCCACATCAAGCCTACatcagagaagtatgtgtgtgtgtgtgtgtgtgtgtgtgtgtttgctttattAGGAATGTTCTTAGATCATGACTTTTGGTTGTCCTTTGCCattaacttgtgtgtgtgtgtgtgtgtgtgtgtgtgtagttggaaGTTGTTTGAGGACATGATTGCACCGTTCCGGCTGTATGAAGGTTCTAAGGAGACGGTTCAGGCTGAAGCTCTGAGGAAGGAAAATCCCTGGAAGATCACAGATTTTGAGCTGGACCGCTTCGAGGAgaaggtctcacacacacacacacacacacacacacacacacacacacacacacactaacacaggTGTGGTGGGGAGTGAATAGAGGgatgaataaatagatggattTTTGGAGAAgtaaatggatggatgcatgTGTTGGTGGTTGAGAGATTGAATGAATgataaatgaaaggaaaaatgaatggcttttaaaaatgagtgaataaatggattgttagatggatgaatggacagatggatggataaagagATGAACTAATGAATAAATGGGTAAATGTTTCGTTTGTTGTCTCTGTACAGACGAGTCTTCAAGTGCGTCTGAATGAGTTACTGCAGGAGAGCTCCAGAGCTGCTAAACTCATCATAGTGTAagtaacacacacctgtctctcacacacacacacacacacacacacacacacacacacacacacacacacacacacacacactcttctcatactcacatattattaatattattattattattattattattattattattaaagttaaaCACAGATTTTCTTCATTATCATTGTCCTGTATAATCATGATGAtaatgcaatgtgtgtgtgtgtgtgtgtgtgtgtgtgtgtgtgtgtgtgttacaggagcATGCCCATTGCAAGGAAAGGTTCTGTATCTGATCACCTGTACATGTCATGGTTGGAGGCTCTGACTAAAAACCTTCCTCCGACTCTGCTGGTGCGCGGAAACCACAAGAGCGTCCTCACCTTCTACTCATAAAGGCTGTGTTCCAATCCCACTCTGTCTCCACTCACACCAGTGTCTCTAAAGTGTCTGTGAAATGTATTTAGGGCACAGCCCATGAACACACTGCTTCCCTCTAGTGGAAAGCTAGATCAATAACAAGcttgtgcgcgtgtgtgtgtgtgtgtgtgtgtgtgtgtgtgtgtgtgtgtgtgtgtgtgtgtgtgtgtgtgtgtgtgtgtgtgtgtgtgtgtgtgaacgacGACAAAAATAATGACTAATAGATCTATAAAACAATGTgagatttttttaagtgaatgcaTAAATGAAGGACAGGGTGAgtgtatgtatggatggataaagaaagaaagaaagaaagaaagaaagaaagaaagaaagaaagaaagaaagaaaatgttgatGGATAGTTGCATGTACAAATGTGAAAAGTAATTATGGGTAATGGATAGACAGATGGGTGATGGATGAAGAAATGCAATTAGAAAGGCGGAGGGGTATTTTCAAGGCTTGTGTTTATGCTCGGtgggttttttatatattttgtctcTTTCTAAAGGCACTTAGTGAAAACACAGCTGGGGAAATTATTTAATCTATAACCTTTTATGAATAGATTCATCAGATCTCTATATTTATAACAGTTATGAGAAAAATGCTTCACTGAGGTAATCATTACATGTATGCTGATTTCATAAGTGTGTATTCCTGAAATtactcaataaaaaaagaactgtaTTGAAACTCATTCATTCAATTCACtcattttatacagtatatcaacCCAGCgatgtgtaaaaaatatatatttgttagtaATATAACAAATTCCTCACAGATACTCATGTGGACTGTTTGTGGTTGAACGCCTTGATAGTGATGGTTGAAAACATGTACACAACCACGTGATACCCCAACAAAGATCAATCACCTgatacaccaacacacatcaGCTTCAGCAATCCTTGCTCAGGGGTCAGCAAGGACATGAACAAACAGCCTGACCTGTATTGAAATCATTAAAGATGGCCCCTGTGAACTGATCTTATTAAAGGTAGGaacataatttaacatacaAGAACTGTATCCAGTGTTTGAGGAGGAatacttgagaggaaccaaagtTAGAAGGAGCCTATCCTCATCTATGCCAGATACCAGTAACATTATACATCATTGAAATTTTTCAAAGCAAGTGTAGTCTTATGGCTCTCGAGATAGAGCATCCTGTCATTCACCAGTGAGAGATGTTTGAAGGTTACTCTGGGTTATGTTTATTGTCGTGTAATGTGTTAAGGACACCGTACATGATCAGACTGCAAGCAGGACTCCAGCTTTACTTGGACACTGAGACTGTGAAAGTTCTACCCTTTGCTGTAGTCTTCCTTAattaaggtaccaacaaataacctGCACCTTTTGGTGGATTGTAATAGAAGAGAAGTTCGCTGAGGTACTGAGCAGCGGTGCGACACCATTCGGTATGAGTGAGTGTCTGGATCGCAGAAAGCTGTTTGTAAGTTAAGACAACAGACAGAAAACGTTGGTCAGTACAACTGATCTAATGTGAGAActtgttcttttttaatgatgtttattctaaagttttatagtaaatagTCGTTTTGTAcggaagcgcattgcattcacaaaaaaaaaaaaaaatcacagccaggatctcataattatgagatactaagtcataattatgagataaggatctcataattatgagatactaagtcataattatgagatccttatctcataattatgacttagtaagtcataattatgacttagtatctcataattatgacttagtatctcataattatgagataaggatctcataattatgagatactaagtcataattatgacttattatctcataattatgacttactaagtcataattatgacttagtatctcataattatgagatccttatctcataattatgacttagtatctcataattatgagatccttatctcataattatgacttagtatctcataattatgagataagttggggcagtctgtggcaggggagcgttttagcgcataacaccggatctgacgttactgcatttttttgctCGGAAGTGCCACGGCGATCTAGCAGATATAATATGGTTTAGCTTAAGGACTGTATAAGGTTAGGTCATCGCTTCTGGGAAGACGGGGACAATGGAGCAAACATTGCCAAATTTaattcgcttttatttcttacttgGGTTTAGACATTCGGAGATATTAATGTCATTGAGTAATTTGGATGGTATTATCATTAGTATGTCAACACTGCGCAGGTATCTAAAGTGCTTAGGACTGTTCAGGAGAAAAGCACATTCTGACCTTCTCGAAGTAGCTCTCTTTCTCCAGGAGCAGCTAAACCAACATGGAATGCTTCATGGATACAAAGTCATGCATTTGAAATGCATCCAAGCTGGCTTAGTGATATCTCAGAGAACTATCCGGCACCTGCTGAAAATTCTGGATCCTCGCGGAGTTAACCTGAGGCGCAGAAATCGTCTAAGACGACGTCTTTACAGAAACCCAGGTCCCAACTTCTTGTGGCACCTAGATTCCTATGATAAACTCAAACCATATGGAATATGTATTAATGGGTCAATTGATGGGTTTTCACGCATGATCATATGGCTCCATGCTTACACCACAAACAGCAATCCAAAAGTTATTGCTGGTTACTTCCTTGATGAAGTGCAAAATAGGAATGGCACTGCTACAAGAATCAGGGCAGACCTGGGAACTGAAAACTGTTTAGTGAAACAGATGCAGTTATTTTTAAGAGGTAACCATGACGACGTGTTTTCAGAGAGATGCTTCATTACTGGCTCAAGTAATCATAACCAGAGGATTGAACAGTGGTGGGGATTTTTAAGAAGACAACATACACAGTACTGGATCAATGTCTTCCAAGACTTGAAGGACATGGATTACTTCTCAGGGGATTTCCTTGACAAAAATCTAATACAGTTTACATGTCTGGAAATAATTGAGGTaagacttttttaattttagttcAATTAAGAAAAGTTGAATTCATAACAATGTGCTTTTTGGGCGGAATGCTAGTTGAGTGGTTAGCACTCTCAAGTTTGCACCCCAGGGTCGAAGGTTCAATTTCTGCTTCGGGTTTGTGTGCATGGAGTTTGCATGTTCTCCCCGTGCTTttgtgggtttcctccaggtACTCCAGTTTACTCCTACAATCCAAAGACATGCAGATTAGTCTAATTGGTATTCCCAAATTAACCGTATTGTGTAAATAAGCGTATGTTTGTGTCATGCAATGGACTGGCAGCCTGTCAAGGGTGTACCCGCCTCATGCCCTAAGCCCCATAGGTCTAAAGGTCATCTGAAGCTAAAATAtgcttcagtgtttttaaaacaaatcaagTAGCTGCcttttctactttttatttgcatttgggCATTTTCATGTAAGGCATCTTATTTGCCTTATTTATCTCTGTTTTGATGTCTCTCTGCCTCTCAATttgagtaatttttttaatctcataTACAGTTTAAGAACATTGAGCAAGAAATAGTTGTagtgaatttgttttttttcctccagaggGAGCTGCATGAAGTTGCTTGTCTGTGGAACTGCCACAGAATTCGCCCCAGCAGGAATGCAGTTTCTCCAAGTGGACGACCACTAATGATGTACACCCTTCCACGCCTCTTTGGCACTACAGACTATCTCAAGACTGTATCCTATCAACAAGTACATGCTTGTAAAGAGGAATGCCTGCCAAGAGGGCCACATCCATGTGATGAGACTGTTTTTGACATTTGTTGCCTAGTAATGTCAGAAAACTATCTAAACCCACCCACTACTCCAGAAGAAGCAATTgaactttatctttttttacgAGCCTACATGCATATTCTTTTAGAGCTTTAACAGTAAGTGCCCAAAGGCTCACCCATGGGTACCAAAGGCTGCCTGTCCAGTCTTATCCCACAAAGTCAATGCAGCACAAAATCACTGAAACAGGTCAATGCTGGCCACGAATCCTGTGTGCTGGCACTGGATCCATTGGGCTGTTGGGtagtttgttttataataactaaatatatatatattaactgaAATACTGGTTCCTCACGCAACAGTAGATTTACACAAACTGCAAAAAAGACTTATTATCTAACAGTTTATTTAACCAACACTGTGATACTAAAACGTCAGAACAttacatttagcacattttacaGCAACCACTACAATATTTGCCTTAGATTTGGCTGAATTATTTTacgtttaaaaaaatccatggCACTTTTGCCtagaaaaaagaacacaaagttAACACTTGAGTAACAATGACCTCTCCaagaacaatatatataaacattagtatcaaacatttttcttgctcataaatcttaataaaaatggatgtataagcataaacagaaaaaaaatgtcattggtTTATTGATCCCACTTTGCACTGCTGGTTCCTTTTTAAGTGTTAATGTGATGCTAGGCATCTGAAATTCACATTGCCATCCACTAACTATGTAGATTACCACAACCAAAAAAACTTTGTCTGTGGGGAATTCTGAACAAATGCATCTGATTTGTTGATGCTGCAGCATCACTAAGAAAAAACTATGATAACAGAACAAGTGGACAACATTTAATTGACAAATAAATCCTTGTTTGCAACACTTACTTTTTTCTTAGactgtattgttaaaaaaacaattgataTGAATGGATATAAATGGATATGGATATGATTtctgtaaatattgtaaataaaattacctTGGTGCAATCCTTTTACAGTAATGGACTTTGTGGTAAAACTTTAACTACTGTTTCActacaaactatatatatatataaaaaacctgctgtgtactgtatgtgcattGTCTTACTACACAATATCCATAGTGTAGTAGCTGCTGGTCAGTACATTCTCCATTTCAACACGTAGCTCTGGGTAGGAGTTGTATGTACAAGGTAACTCCAAAACAGATCCACAGGTGTGTGCAACTGGTCGACGTGCAAGTCCATCCAAAGTTGTAAACACAACTCTAATTTCTGTAACACAGATGACATCTGACCCTGTCACAaatctcagcattcttctaagACCCACCTGATCCAATCCACGTATGTATTGTTGTAGAAATTTGAAGGCTTGGTTCTCAGCTGGTGTTGTTGGATTTGCTTCAATCAGCTTTAAGACTTTTCTGGAGTTGGTTTCTTGTCCTCATACATGGTCCATATCTTTGCTGGTGTGGTTAGTGTGGTCATCAGGGGTTGGGCTGCAACTACTGACATGTTATCGAGCATATTTTGGTCGCtgaattatttgtttgtgtgcaaCTTGAATAAGGACTGCTTTAAGGTTATCTTGTGATGGGACTGTTTTTACTCCCAATCGATCCAGCAGATCTAATAACTCATCCTGACCATCACTGTCAAGGTCCTGCTGTAAAGCAGTAGTTATGAGATCTCTCTCACACTGACTCAGATACAACAGCAATGACTGATACAGTAAATCAGTAGATACAGCATGTTCTCCGAATATCAGTGCAGTGGTAAATGCTGGGGCAACCCGCAATGGGAAGTAGCCTTGATCTAGAAAACCCTTGGCTAATATTCTTCCCACAGCTTTCCATTCATCCTCTTGCCATTTTGGTGACAGAGATGGCACTCTCATTTCTGCCCCCTCAGCTGCACAATCTAGAAATTCTGTCCAAAATGCAGCATAGACATCCCTTGACACACCATCTGCATCATGGCCTTTTTCATTAATAAAGCTGTACTTTAAGGGGTAGTTAAGAATCAACTCATCTTTGAATTGACAAATCATTTCCTCTAATAGATTTACTCTGTGAAGTTTGATACCCACTGTAAGTAGCTCATAGTTTGTACCAAAGTTTGAACGAGCAATGCCATCCTCTACGAAAAGAGTGGACGTGGATGGGACAACACTGATGACTTCTTCTGTGGGAGAGAAATCTTGAAAAGGCTCAATCAGATGGGTTTCAGAGAGCAACTCATAGTCTGCATTACCACTTGAACAGACAGTATGTTTAACAGGAGTGGATGTAGAAAGGCCAACATTAATGACTTCCTCTGTGGATgcaacaactggaacagtgtcATCAAGCTGGCTTGCAGATGATGCATCTTCTATGCCACCTACAATCACCTCTGAATCATAAGACAGAGAAGTAAGATCAATTACACCAACAACAGCTAAATGGGCACTGGAGGTTGCATGATTACACTCTTTAACTGTACAAGATGGATTGGTTTGTGGTTTATGTACACAAAGTGGCTTTTCCAGCTGTTGATCAGAAATAAGGCTCTGTGCTCTCTTCTGCTGCTCTCCTAGAGGGCCACTATGTCTGTCCTTCTCATTGTCCActtctgtggcagatttgtctTTGTGCCACATCGTATGTAAATAAAAGCTTAAAATACCAAATTTTGACAGTGTGTACAGCTCACCAAGCGTAATGCTGTCTTCAAGTTCTGATTCCTTAAAGTCATAAATACTATGAGTGAATTCTTcccactttcctttttttgacTCACCATGTGGAAAAAATAGTTCCTTGGCATGAGACATAAGGTCATTCTTGGTTGCATCCTTGGATATATCAAGAATTCTTGTTCCTCCGCCACAGCGTTTTCTGACTTGCTTTCCTCATGGAGCCACCCTAACTCGATTTTTCTTGAAGACTTTGTAGCATTTCTTTTATagcttgcttttt from Silurus meridionalis isolate SWU-2019-XX chromosome 13, ASM1480568v1, whole genome shotgun sequence harbors:
- the LOC124395629 gene encoding uncharacterized protein LOC124395629, which codes for MEQTLPNLIRFYFLLGFRHSEILMSLSNLDGIIISMSTLRRYLKCLGLFRRKAHSDLLEVALFLQEQLNQHGMLHGYKVMHLKCIQAGLVISQRTIRHLLKILDPRGVNLRRRNRLRRRLYRNPGPNFLWHLDSYDKLKPYGICINGSIDGFSRMIIWLHAYTTNSNPKVIAGYFLDEVQNRNGTATRIRADLGTENCLVKQMQLFLRGNHDDVFSERCFITGSSNHNQRIEQWWGFLRRQHTQYWINVFQDLKDMDYFSGDFLDKNLIQFTCLEIIERELHEVACLWNCHRIRPSRNAVSPSGRPLMMYTLPRLFGTTDYLKTVSYQQVHACKEECLPRGPHPCDETVFDICCLVMSENYLNPPTTPEEAIELYLFLRAYMHILLEL